GGGCTGGTCGCTAAGGTGTATATTAATTTGTTGTTTATTCATGAGTAGCTCAAGCCTAGCCTCCGCTTACCGGGGGAATAATTGCTATTTCGTCATTTTCGTGCAGTAACTGTTCCTGCTGGCTGTATTCATTGTTTACAGCTACCAGCATAGATTGTAGCTGGCTCAGCCTTGGGTAAGCCTCTTTCAGCTTTTCCATCAGCTGACCAACTCTGGCCTGCTCGGGTAGCTCTATTTTTAGGTTTTGCTGGCCCACAATCTCTTTAGTAATGCCGAATAATAAAATGTTAAGTTGCATAGACTACAAATTAAAGGGATACATAAGATACACGAAATAAATGATCATAAATTTTCGTCTAATCTATAAATGATCGTATACTGTCATTTACTTTAGCTTTGCGTATCTTACTATTAGTCAGCGGTAAGCTATTTGGTATAAGCTTATCAATTGTGCCAAAGCTTTGTAAATTTGTAGACGCTCTAGATTGAAAGTTGCCTATGCCTGATCTTATATACGATAATCACGGAAGACCCATCACCTATCTGCGTCTGGCAGTTACGGATCGTTGCAACCTCCGTTGTTTCTACTGCATGCCTGCAGAAGGGATCAGGTACCTACCCAAACAGGAGTTACTTAGCTATGAAGAAATGCTACGCCTGGTAAGGCTTATGGCAGGGATGGGAATATCCAAAGTACGCATAACAGGTGGAGAGCCCTTTGTAAGAAAAGACCTCATGTATTTCTTAAAACAGCTAAAGCAAATACAAGGAATTGAGGCTGTCAATATTACTACTAATGGGGTACT
This window of the Porifericola rhodea genome carries:
- the moaD gene encoding molybdopterin converting factor subunit 1 is translated as MQLNILLFGITKEIVGQQNLKIELPEQARVGQLMEKLKEAYPRLSQLQSMLVAVNNEYSQQEQLLHENDEIAIIPPVSGG